A window from Pseudomonas kribbensis encodes these proteins:
- a CDS encoding ABC transporter permease, translated as MFKRNSWLSRCITPKTGLPVPVVWSASGLAWVLLVGLWAGLSYGGIVPGMFLPTPGAVVEAALRLSRDGTLGQHVWASVEVVMVGFIVSSLVAVPLGLLMGSFRIVQAFLEPMVNFIRYLPVTSFVPLFILWIGIGLEQRVSVIIFGVFFQQLVMVADVSKGISKDLINASYTLGSNRRDAVLHVIAPASLPGVLDTLRVTMGWAWTYLVVAELVAASSGLGYLSLKAMRGFQVDVIFLAIAIIGLLGLVTDQLFRFLRLRIAAWAQ; from the coding sequence ATGTTCAAGCGCAATTCATGGCTGAGCCGCTGCATCACGCCGAAGACCGGATTGCCGGTGCCGGTGGTATGGAGCGCCAGCGGTCTGGCCTGGGTGTTGCTGGTCGGCCTGTGGGCCGGGTTGTCCTACGGCGGCATCGTGCCGGGGATGTTCCTGCCGACGCCCGGCGCAGTGGTCGAAGCCGCCCTGCGCCTGAGCCGTGACGGCACCCTCGGCCAGCATGTCTGGGCCAGTGTTGAAGTGGTGATGGTCGGTTTCATTGTGTCGTCGCTGGTGGCGGTGCCGCTGGGCTTGCTGATGGGCAGCTTCCGCATCGTCCAGGCGTTCCTCGAACCGATGGTCAATTTCATCCGCTACCTACCGGTAACCTCCTTCGTGCCGCTGTTCATCCTGTGGATCGGCATCGGTCTGGAGCAGCGGGTCTCGGTGATCATTTTCGGCGTGTTCTTCCAGCAACTGGTGATGGTCGCGGACGTGTCCAAAGGCATCTCCAAGGACTTGATCAACGCCTCCTACACCCTCGGCTCCAACCGGCGTGACGCGGTGCTGCATGTGATCGCCCCGGCATCGCTGCCCGGCGTGCTCGACACCCTGCGGGTGACCATGGGCTGGGCCTGGACCTACCTGGTGGTCGCCGAACTGGTCGCCGCTTCCAGTGGCCTCGGTTACTTGAGCCTCAAAGCCATGCGTGGTTTTCAGGTCGACGTGATTTTTCTCGCCATCGCGATCATCGGCCTGCTCGGCCTGGTCACCGATCAACTGTTCCGCTTCTTGCGTTTGAGGATTGCCGCATGGGCTCAGTAA
- a CDS encoding ABC transporter substrate-binding protein, whose protein sequence is MNKSLFTRLACPLAISALSVTAAQAGTLSIGHTTWVGYGTLYLAQDLGYFKENGLTVELPVVEEASMYMAAQASGQLSGSASTIDEVLKYRPQFCFKAVAALDDSHGGDGVLVGKNVKSLQELKGQAVAVNEGSTSQFWLSYLLKKNGMRMSDITVQNMTADDAATAFIAGRVPAAVTWEPHLSMVRDKQQGKVLIDSSSTPGVIVDVVALNCTVIEKQPEDVKALVAGLYKAVQYTKDHPQKAYEIMAKGVGGYLSDPKELAAAAQGVRFYDQAMSEKLLGKPGAPGDSEPLIKLANETASELQGKPYNVSNDDLVDNRFVSPL, encoded by the coding sequence ATGAACAAGTCCTTGTTTACCCGTCTTGCTTGTCCTCTGGCGATTTCCGCCCTTTCAGTAACCGCCGCCCAGGCCGGCACCTTGTCGATCGGCCACACCACGTGGGTCGGTTACGGCACCCTGTATCTGGCCCAGGATCTGGGCTACTTCAAGGAAAACGGCCTGACCGTCGAATTGCCGGTGGTCGAGGAAGCCTCGATGTACATGGCCGCCCAGGCATCCGGGCAATTGTCCGGCTCGGCCTCGACCATCGACGAAGTGCTCAAGTACCGCCCGCAGTTCTGCTTCAAGGCAGTGGCCGCGCTGGATGACAGCCATGGCGGCGACGGCGTGCTGGTCGGCAAAAACGTGAAGAGCCTGCAAGAACTCAAGGGCCAGGCCGTGGCCGTCAACGAAGGGTCGACCTCGCAGTTCTGGCTCTCGTACCTGCTGAAAAAGAACGGCATGCGCATGAGCGACATCACCGTGCAGAACATGACCGCCGACGATGCCGCCACCGCGTTCATCGCCGGTCGCGTGCCGGCCGCCGTGACCTGGGAGCCGCATCTGTCGATGGTGCGCGACAAGCAGCAAGGCAAGGTGCTGATCGACAGCAGCAGTACGCCGGGCGTGATCGTCGATGTGGTGGCGCTCAACTGCACGGTGATCGAGAAGCAGCCCGAGGACGTGAAGGCGCTGGTCGCCGGTCTCTACAAAGCCGTGCAGTACACCAAGGACCATCCACAGAAAGCCTACGAAATCATGGCCAAGGGCGTCGGCGGTTACCTGTCCGATCCGAAGGAACTGGCCGCTGCCGCGCAAGGCGTGCGCTTCTACGATCAGGCCATGAGCGAGAAGCTGCTGGGCAAACCGGGCGCACCGGGTGACAGCGAGCCGCTGATCAAACTGGCCAACGAAACCGCCAGCGAATTGCAGGGCAAGCCCTACAACGTCAGCAACGACGACCTGGTCGATAACCGTTTCGTCAGCCCGCTCTAG
- a CDS encoding aspartate aminotransferase family protein, translating to MTTSRETRDYQAADAAHHIHAFVDQKALNDEGPRVMVRGERLHLWDNDGRRYLDGMSGLWCTNLGYGRKDLNAAASRQLEQLPYYNMFFHTTHPQVIELSELLFSLLPGHYSHAIYTNSGSEANEVLIRTVRRYWQVLGKPEKKIMIGRWNGYHGSTLAATALGGMKFMHEMGGMIPDIAHIDEPYFFAHEGNLTPAEFGLRAAQQLEAKILELGADKVAGFIAEPFQGAGGMIFPPESYWPEIQRICRKYDVLLCADEVIGGFGRTGEWFAHEYFGFEPDTLSIAKGLTSGYIPMGGLILSKKMADVLVEQGGVFAHGLTYSGHPVAAAVAIANLKALRDEGVVTRVKDDIGPYLQQCLREVFGNHPLVGDIQGTGMVAALQLAEDKATRKRFANENDMAWRCRTIGFEEGVIIRSTLGRMIMAPALIASREEIDELVGKTLKAVDRTAQEYGRL from the coding sequence ATGACCACCTCACGTGAAACCCGCGACTACCAGGCCGCCGATGCAGCGCACCACATTCATGCGTTCGTCGACCAGAAGGCCCTCAACGACGAAGGCCCACGGGTGATGGTGCGCGGCGAACGCCTGCACTTGTGGGACAACGACGGTCGGCGCTACCTCGACGGCATGTCCGGGCTGTGGTGCACCAACCTCGGCTACGGGCGCAAGGACTTGAACGCGGCGGCGAGCCGGCAACTGGAGCAGTTGCCGTACTACAACATGTTTTTCCACACCACCCACCCGCAGGTGATCGAGCTCTCCGAGCTGCTGTTCAGCCTGTTGCCGGGGCACTACAGCCACGCGATCTACACCAACTCCGGCTCCGAGGCCAACGAGGTGCTGATCCGTACCGTGCGCCGTTACTGGCAGGTGCTGGGCAAGCCCGAGAAGAAAATCATGATCGGCCGCTGGAACGGCTATCACGGTTCGACCCTGGCCGCGACGGCCCTCGGCGGCATGAAGTTCATGCATGAAATGGGCGGGATGATTCCCGACATCGCGCACATCGACGAGCCGTACTTCTTCGCTCACGAAGGCAACCTGACGCCAGCTGAATTTGGCTTGCGAGCCGCGCAGCAACTGGAAGCGAAGATCCTCGAACTGGGCGCCGACAAGGTCGCCGGCTTCATCGCCGAACCGTTCCAGGGCGCAGGCGGGATGATCTTCCCGCCGGAAAGCTACTGGCCGGAAATCCAGCGCATCTGCCGCAAGTACGACGTGCTGTTGTGCGCCGATGAAGTGATCGGCGGCTTCGGTCGCACCGGCGAATGGTTCGCCCACGAATACTTCGGTTTCGAGCCGGACACCCTGTCCATCGCCAAGGGTCTGACCTCCGGTTACATCCCGATGGGTGGCCTGATCCTGTCGAAGAAAATGGCTGACGTGCTGGTGGAGCAGGGCGGTGTGTTCGCTCACGGTCTGACCTATTCCGGACACCCGGTGGCGGCGGCGGTGGCGATTGCCAACCTCAAGGCCCTGCGTGATGAAGGCGTGGTGACGCGGGTCAAAGATGACATCGGGCCGTACCTGCAACAGTGCCTGCGCGAGGTGTTCGGCAATCACCCGCTGGTGGGGGATATCCAGGGCACGGGCATGGTCGCGGCGTTACAGCTGGCCGAGGACAAGGCCACCCGCAAGCGCTTTGCCAATGAGAACGACATGGCCTGGCGTTGCCGCACGATCGGTTTTGAAGAGGGGGTGATCATTCGCTCGACCCTTGGGCGGATGATCATGGCGCCGGCGCTGATTGCCAGCCGTGAAGAGATTGACGAGCTGGTGGGCAAGACCCTGAAAGCGGTTGATCGTACGGCGCAGGAATACGGCCGGCTCTGA
- a CDS encoding aldehyde dehydrogenase, translating to MFELADWQRKAAELSYPYQAVIDGKLRAAQSGQTFAAINPATGQLLANVAACGEEDVDAAVRNARQVFEAGTWAGRSPTERKQVLLRLADLILANREELALLDSLNMGKPVMDAYNIDVPGAAGVFRWYAESLDKLYDQVAPSASNVLATITREALGVVAAVVPWNFPLDMAAWKLAPALAAGNSVILKPAEQSPFSALRLAELALEAGLPAGVLNVLPGLGEQTGKALGLHPDVDCLVFTGSTQVGKYFMQYSAQSNLKQVWLECGGKSANLVFADCKDLDLAAQKAAFGIFFNQGEVCSANSRLLVERSIHDEFVERLKAQAERWQPGDPLDPASAAGAVVDTRQTESILRFINQAERDGATRVCGGRQLSFNGSDNFVQPTIFTDVQPHMTLFREEVFGPVLAVIPFDDEAHALQLANDSVYGLAASLWTDDLHRAHRVARQLRAGTVSVNSVDALDVTVPFGGGKQSGFGRDLSLHSFDKYTQLKTTWFQLRS from the coding sequence GTGTTCGAACTTGCAGACTGGCAGCGCAAGGCCGCTGAATTGAGCTATCCGTACCAGGCCGTGATCGACGGCAAGCTGCGTGCGGCGCAGTCGGGGCAGACCTTTGCCGCGATCAACCCGGCCACCGGCCAGTTGCTGGCAAACGTCGCTGCGTGCGGAGAAGAGGATGTCGATGCGGCGGTGCGCAATGCGCGGCAGGTGTTCGAGGCCGGCACCTGGGCCGGGCGTTCGCCCACCGAGCGCAAGCAAGTGCTGCTGCGGCTGGCGGATCTGATTCTGGCTAATCGCGAAGAACTGGCGCTGCTCGATTCGCTGAACATGGGCAAACCGGTGATGGACGCTTACAACATCGACGTGCCGGGCGCCGCCGGGGTGTTTCGCTGGTACGCCGAAAGCCTCGACAAACTCTACGATCAGGTCGCGCCGAGCGCCTCGAATGTGCTGGCGACCATCACCCGCGAAGCGCTGGGCGTGGTCGCCGCCGTGGTGCCGTGGAATTTCCCGCTGGACATGGCCGCGTGGAAACTCGCGCCGGCGCTGGCTGCGGGCAACTCGGTGATCCTCAAACCCGCCGAGCAATCACCGTTTTCCGCATTGCGTCTGGCCGAACTGGCTCTGGAAGCCGGATTGCCGGCCGGCGTGCTGAATGTGCTGCCGGGTCTCGGCGAGCAGACCGGCAAAGCCTTGGGCCTGCACCCGGATGTCGATTGTCTGGTGTTCACCGGCTCGACCCAGGTCGGCAAATATTTCATGCAGTACTCCGCGCAATCGAACCTCAAACAGGTGTGGCTGGAGTGCGGTGGCAAGAGCGCCAATCTGGTGTTCGCCGACTGCAAGGATCTGGATCTGGCGGCGCAGAAAGCCGCGTTCGGGATTTTCTTCAATCAGGGCGAAGTCTGTTCGGCCAACTCGCGATTGTTGGTGGAGCGCTCGATTCATGACGAGTTCGTCGAGCGACTGAAGGCTCAGGCCGAACGCTGGCAACCGGGTGATCCGCTGGACCCGGCAAGTGCGGCGGGGGCGGTTGTCGACACCCGTCAGACCGAAAGCATTCTGCGCTTCATCAACCAGGCCGAACGTGATGGCGCGACCCGCGTCTGCGGCGGGCGGCAACTGAGTTTCAACGGTTCGGACAACTTCGTTCAGCCGACGATTTTCACCGACGTGCAGCCGCACATGACCCTGTTTCGCGAAGAAGTGTTCGGCCCGGTGCTGGCGGTGATTCCGTTCGATGACGAGGCCCACGCCTTGCAACTGGCCAACGACAGCGTCTACGGTCTGGCGGCGTCGCTGTGGACTGACGATCTGCACCGCGCGCATCGGGTGGCGCGGCAATTGCGAGCCGGTACGGTGTCGGTCAACAGCGTCGATGCGCTGGACGTGACCGTGCCGTTCGGCGGCGGCAAGCAGTCCGGTTTCGGCCGCGATCTGTCGCTGCACTCGTTCGACAAATACACCCAGTTGAAAACCACCTGGTTTCAACTGCGCTCATGA
- a CDS encoding LysR family transcriptional regulator, whose product MAAYNLRQLKYFITTVECGSVAEASRKLYIAQPAISTAIKGLEDSFGVQLLIRHHAQGVSLTPSGARFFRKAQELLRMAKEFEQNALADNDVVAGQIDIGCFETVAPLYLPQLIAGFSALYPGVKIRIRDGEQQELVQGLTSGTFDLAILYKHDLDATIETEPLMPAQRPYALLPADHRFAQLKQVSLRDLCLEPMILLDVQPSRTYFVSLFEELGLSPRIEFSSPSIEMVRGMVGQGFGFSILVTRPHSECTYDGKKVVCVDIVEDVTGSGLVAAWLKRGQLTKPAQLFADYCREQLTAKAGR is encoded by the coding sequence GTGGCCGCTTACAACCTGCGTCAGTTGAAATACTTCATCACCACCGTCGAATGCGGCAGCGTCGCCGAAGCCTCGCGCAAGCTGTACATCGCGCAACCGGCGATCTCGACGGCGATCAAGGGGCTGGAAGACAGCTTCGGTGTGCAACTGCTCATCCGCCATCACGCCCAGGGCGTGTCCCTGACACCGAGCGGCGCGCGGTTCTTCCGCAAGGCCCAGGAACTGCTGCGCATGGCCAAGGAGTTCGAACAGAACGCCCTCGCCGACAACGACGTGGTGGCCGGGCAGATCGATATCGGCTGTTTCGAAACCGTCGCGCCACTGTATTTGCCGCAGTTGATTGCAGGTTTCTCGGCGCTGTATCCCGGAGTGAAAATCCGCATCCGCGACGGCGAACAACAGGAACTGGTGCAAGGCCTGACCTCGGGCACCTTCGATCTGGCAATCCTGTACAAGCACGACCTCGACGCTACCATCGAAACCGAACCGCTGATGCCGGCCCAACGGCCTTACGCCTTGCTGCCGGCAGATCACCGCTTCGCCCAGCTCAAGCAGGTCTCGCTGCGGGACTTGTGCCTGGAGCCGATGATCCTGCTCGACGTGCAACCGAGCCGCACCTACTTCGTCAGCCTGTTCGAAGAACTCGGCCTGTCGCCGCGTATCGAGTTCAGCTCGCCGTCGATCGAAATGGTGCGCGGCATGGTCGGCCAGGGTTTCGGTTTTTCGATCCTGGTCACCCGCCCGCATTCGGAATGCACCTACGACGGCAAGAAAGTCGTGTGCGTGGACATCGTCGAAGACGTCACCGGTTCAGGCCTGGTGGCCGCGTGGCTCAAACGCGGACAACTGACCAAACCGGCGCAGTTGTTTGCCGATTATTGTCGGGAGCAGCTGACCGCGAAGGCCGGCCGATAA
- the hrpB gene encoding ATP-dependent helicase HrpB, with amino-acid sequence MISLPIDDVLPALREALATRHEAVLEAPPGAGKTTRVPLALLNEAWLNGQTILMLEPRRLAARAAAERLASELGEKVGETVGYRIRLDSKVGPNTRIEVVTEGILTRRLQDDPALEGVGLLIFDEFHERSLDADLALALSLNGRELFRAEQPLKILLMSATLEGERLAGLLDDAPILRSEGRMFPVTMRWGRPFQPGEYIDQRVTQTVLEALHDETGSLLVFLPGQAEIRRVHQQLSDAIGERSDVLLCPLHGELDLNAQRAAIDPAPAGQRKVVLATNIAETSLTINGVRVVIDAGLARVPRFDPGSGMTRLDTQRISKASATQRAGRAGRLEPGVCYRLWSQDQHEQLATYGSAEILSADLAGLALQLGRWGVAPSDLIWLDVPPAAAYAQAQDLLQRLGALEGESLNRHGQAMAELPAHPRIAHLLLRGQALGLATMACDVAALLGERDILRGAGADLHSRLVLLSGEERAARGAQGGVQRARQLARQYRGYLRGKASEPVSDPDHPRWLGALLALAYPDRVAQQRRAGGAEYRLANGRAALFAEADSLMKEPWIVIADLGSRQGQREERIYLAADFDPALFDSVLAEQVHNVDQLDWDEREGVLRAERQRKVGELILSREPLTGLDENARSQALVNLVRRKGLELLPWTPELRQWQARVALLRQLDLDAKGDSQWPDVSDATLLKTLEDWLMPYLGKVSRLSHFANLDLSSIVRNLLPWPLPQQLDEQAPHHLSVPSGSSIRLDYSEQPPILAVRLQELFGLADTPRIAGGRQVVKLHLLSPARRPVQVTQDLANFWRSTYAEVKKDLKGRYPKHYWPDDPLVAEATARAKPRGT; translated from the coding sequence ATGATTTCTTTGCCGATCGATGACGTTTTACCCGCCCTGCGTGAAGCCCTCGCGACACGCCACGAAGCCGTGCTCGAAGCACCGCCCGGCGCCGGTAAAACCACCCGCGTGCCCTTGGCCTTGCTCAATGAAGCGTGGCTGAACGGGCAGACCATTCTCATGCTCGAGCCCCGTCGGCTGGCGGCGCGCGCAGCAGCGGAACGGCTGGCCAGCGAGCTGGGCGAGAAGGTCGGTGAAACCGTCGGTTATCGCATTCGCCTCGACAGCAAGGTCGGCCCCAATACACGCATCGAAGTGGTCACCGAAGGCATTCTCACCCGGCGTTTGCAGGACGACCCGGCGCTGGAAGGCGTGGGCCTGCTGATCTTCGACGAATTTCACGAACGCAGCCTCGACGCCGATCTGGCGCTGGCCCTCAGTCTGAACGGTCGCGAACTGTTTCGAGCTGAACAACCGCTGAAGATTCTGCTGATGTCCGCCACCCTCGAAGGCGAACGTCTGGCCGGTTTGCTCGACGATGCACCGATCCTGCGCAGCGAAGGCCGGATGTTCCCGGTGACGATGCGCTGGGGCCGGCCGTTCCAGCCCGGCGAATACATCGATCAGCGCGTCACGCAAACGGTGCTCGAAGCCCTGCACGATGAAACCGGCAGCCTGTTGGTGTTCCTGCCGGGGCAAGCGGAAATCCGCCGTGTCCATCAGCAACTGTCGGATGCCATCGGTGAGCGCAGCGACGTGTTGCTCTGCCCGTTGCACGGCGAACTCGACCTGAATGCCCAACGTGCCGCCATCGATCCGGCCCCGGCGGGCCAGCGCAAAGTGGTGCTGGCCACCAACATCGCCGAGACCAGCCTGACCATCAACGGCGTGCGCGTGGTGATCGATGCCGGGCTGGCGCGGGTGCCGCGTTTCGACCCGGGCAGCGGCATGACCCGCCTCGACACTCAACGGATCTCCAAAGCCAGTGCGACCCAGCGTGCAGGCCGGGCCGGGCGTCTCGAACCGGGCGTGTGTTATCGCCTGTGGTCGCAGGATCAGCACGAACAACTCGCGACTTATGGCAGTGCGGAAATTCTGTCGGCGGATCTCGCCGGCCTTGCCTTGCAACTCGGGCGCTGGGGCGTGGCGCCGAGTGATCTGATCTGGCTGGACGTGCCGCCAGCGGCCGCTTATGCACAGGCTCAAGACTTGTTGCAGCGCCTCGGTGCGCTGGAGGGCGAAAGCCTTAACCGCCACGGTCAGGCCATGGCTGAGTTGCCCGCGCATCCGCGTATCGCGCATTTACTGCTGCGCGGTCAGGCGTTGGGGCTGGCGACCATGGCGTGCGATGTCGCCGCGTTACTCGGTGAGCGCGACATTTTGCGCGGCGCCGGGGCGGATCTGCACAGTCGTCTGGTGCTGCTGTCCGGTGAAGAACGTGCGGCGCGCGGAGCTCAAGGCGGCGTGCAGCGTGCCCGGCAACTGGCGCGGCAATATCGTGGTTACCTTCGCGGCAAGGCGAGCGAGCCGGTCAGCGATCCAGATCACCCGCGCTGGCTCGGTGCGCTGCTGGCACTGGCCTACCCGGACCGCGTCGCCCAGCAGCGGCGTGCCGGTGGTGCCGAATATCGTCTGGCCAATGGCCGAGCGGCGTTGTTCGCCGAAGCCGACAGCCTGATGAAGGAACCATGGATCGTCATCGCCGACCTCGGCAGCCGTCAGGGCCAGCGCGAAGAGCGGATTTATCTGGCGGCGGATTTCGATCCGGCGCTGTTCGATTCGGTGCTGGCCGAGCAGGTGCACAACGTCGATCAACTCGACTGGGACGAGCGCGAAGGCGTGTTGCGCGCCGAGCGTCAGCGCAAGGTCGGCGAACTGATCCTCAGCCGCGAACCGCTGACCGGTCTCGACGAAAACGCCCGCAGTCAGGCACTGGTCAATCTGGTGCGGCGCAAAGGTCTGGAGCTGCTGCCGTGGACTCCGGAACTACGCCAGTGGCAGGCGCGAGTCGCCTTATTGCGCCAGCTCGATCTGGACGCCAAGGGCGACAGCCAATGGCCGGATGTCAGTGACGCCACGTTGCTGAAAACCCTCGAAGACTGGCTGATGCCGTACCTGGGCAAAGTCTCGCGCCTCAGCCATTTCGCCAACCTCGACCTGTCGAGCATCGTGCGTAATCTGCTGCCGTGGCCGCTGCCACAGCAACTCGATGAACAGGCACCGCATCACCTGAGCGTGCCGTCGGGCTCGTCGATTCGCCTCGACTACAGCGAACAGCCACCGATTCTCGCCGTGCGCTTGCAGGAGTTGTTCGGCCTCGCCGACACACCGCGCATCGCTGGCGGCCGGCAAGTGGTCAAGTTGCATCTGCTGTCGCCCGCACGGCGTCCGGTGCAGGTGACGCAGGATCTGGCCAACTTCTGGCGCAGCACCTATGCCGAGGTGAAGAAGGATTTGAAGGGGCGGTATCCAAAGCATTATTGGCCGGATGATCCGCTGGTGGCTGAAGCCACTGCGCGGGCTAAACCGCGAGGTACGTGA
- a CDS encoding polyribonucleotide nucleotidyltransferase, protein MRLPFRLIGGVLVATLLTQITACGSIFYPDRRGQIDGKIDPAIAVLDAVGLLFYILPGVIAFAVDFTTGAIYFEPGRTAQVDPAKLKQAVGPDGQVDNLKLQAILETELGRNLPLDDPRLIQHKGSTQQLAMFGLQPAA, encoded by the coding sequence ATGCGCTTACCTTTTCGCCTGATCGGCGGTGTACTGGTTGCCACCCTGCTTACTCAGATCACCGCGTGCGGTTCGATTTTCTACCCCGACCGGCGCGGCCAGATCGACGGCAAGATCGACCCGGCGATTGCCGTGCTCGATGCCGTGGGCCTGCTGTTCTATATCCTTCCCGGCGTGATCGCGTTTGCCGTGGACTTCACCACCGGCGCGATCTATTTCGAACCGGGCCGCACGGCGCAGGTCGATCCGGCCAAGCTCAAGCAAGCCGTCGGCCCGGACGGTCAGGTCGATAACCTCAAGTTGCAGGCTATTCTCGAAACAGAACTGGGCCGCAACCTGCCGCTGGATGACCCGCGCCTGATCCAGCACAAGGGCAGCACCCAGCAACTGGCGATGTTCGGCCTGCAACCTGCCGCATAA
- a CDS encoding cation diffusion facilitator family transporter, with amino-acid sequence MTTSPEHARLLRLATRASVAVACTLIIAKAIAWWLSGSVSMLAGLTDSALDGVTSLLNLLAVHYALRPADDDHRYGHGKAESLAGMAQALFIGGSAVLIAFQAYERIQQPEPLGAPWISIGVIVFSLVLTAALLMLQHRVIKQTGSNAVRADSLHYRSDMLLNGSILIALILAGLGFHQLDAWFGLGIAVYILWSAIQIARESFSVLMDEELPVDVSQHMLELACGVPGVLGAHDLRTRISGNHWFVQLHLELPGELTLSVAHGISDQAADAIHAAYPRAEVLVHADPQEVVKAARAQ; translated from the coding sequence ATGACCACAAGCCCCGAACACGCCCGCCTGCTGCGGCTGGCGACCCGCGCCTCGGTGGCGGTGGCCTGTACGCTGATCATCGCCAAAGCCATCGCCTGGTGGCTGAGCGGTTCGGTGAGCATGCTCGCCGGCCTCACCGACTCGGCCCTCGATGGCGTCACTTCGTTGCTCAATCTGCTGGCGGTGCACTACGCGCTGCGCCCGGCGGATGACGATCACCGCTATGGCCATGGCAAGGCCGAATCCCTGGCGGGCATGGCGCAGGCGCTGTTCATTGGTGGCAGTGCGGTGCTGATTGCGTTTCAGGCTTATGAGCGCATCCAGCAACCGGAACCGCTCGGCGCGCCCTGGATCAGCATCGGCGTGATCGTGTTTTCGCTGGTACTGACGGCGGCGCTGCTGATGCTGCAGCATCGGGTGATCAAGCAGACCGGTTCCAACGCCGTGCGCGCGGACTCGCTGCATTACCGTTCGGACATGCTGCTCAACGGCAGCATCCTGATCGCCCTGATCCTGGCGGGTCTGGGCTTTCATCAACTGGATGCGTGGTTCGGTCTGGGGATTGCCGTGTACATCCTCTGGAGCGCGATCCAGATCGCCCGGGAAAGTTTTTCGGTGTTGATGGATGAAGAGCTGCCGGTGGATGTCAGTCAGCACATGCTCGAACTGGCGTGCGGCGTGCCGGGTGTGCTGGGCGCCCATGATCTGCGTACGCGGATTTCCGGCAATCACTGGTTCGTGCAGTTGCACCTGGAACTGCCGGGGGAGCTGACGCTGTCAGTCGCCCACGGCATCAGCGATCAGGCCGCCGATGCGATCCACGCTGCCTACCCGCGGGCCGAAGTGCTGGTGCACGCCGACCCGCAGGAAGTGGTGAAAGCCGCCCGGGCTCAGTAG
- a CDS encoding DUF6515 family protein codes for MKSRIWRLASVGLLCVSVCAQVLADEPQNRGPEGGGREREHQGHNEGREGNNQPRPQNQPQQNQPRPQNNEIIRGDNSRQFEHNGQQHNNGQWQNQNRPPVQPAPVHQPPPPVNNLPIQPRPDTVRQTQEPRQGYYRDERPQNGYHQNWQTGNRPDDRRWPGRPDGHGNGWGPGPQYRPGHVIDRFPDRDFRVPYRGQDYFFSGGYWYRPQGPRYVVVQPPRGIRIQYLPDYAREVWIGGSLLFLAAGSYYAYQEATQDYVVVEPPVQQPPQPTNNGYDVEAYPANGQSPEQVQQDGYQCYQYAVQQSGFDPRTATYQPAPEVVQAYRQAQGNCLSSRGYQVNY; via the coding sequence ATGAAGTCGCGTATCTGGCGTCTGGCCAGTGTAGGTTTGCTGTGTGTAAGTGTCTGTGCGCAGGTACTGGCCGATGAGCCGCAGAATCGCGGCCCCGAGGGTGGCGGTCGCGAGCGGGAGCATCAGGGCCACAACGAAGGCCGTGAAGGCAACAACCAGCCACGTCCGCAAAATCAGCCGCAGCAGAATCAGCCGCGGCCGCAGAACAACGAAATCATTCGCGGCGACAACAGCCGCCAGTTCGAGCACAACGGCCAGCAGCACAACAATGGGCAGTGGCAGAACCAGAATCGCCCACCGGTTCAACCTGCGCCGGTTCATCAGCCGCCGCCACCGGTCAACAATCTGCCGATCCAGCCACGGCCCGATACCGTGCGCCAGACCCAGGAACCGCGTCAGGGCTACTACCGCGACGAGCGCCCGCAGAATGGCTACCACCAGAACTGGCAGACCGGCAATCGCCCCGATGACCGTCGCTGGCCGGGTCGCCCCGACGGGCATGGCAACGGTTGGGGCCCCGGGCCGCAATACCGGCCAGGCCATGTGATCGACCGCTTCCCGGATCGTGACTTCCGCGTGCCGTATCGTGGCCAGGATTATTTCTTCTCTGGCGGCTACTGGTATCGCCCGCAAGGTCCGCGATATGTCGTGGTTCAGCCGCCACGGGGGATCCGCATCCAGTACCTGCCGGATTACGCCCGTGAAGTGTGGATCGGCGGCTCGCTGTTGTTCCTGGCGGCAGGCTCGTACTACGCCTATCAGGAAGCGACCCAGGATTACGTAGTGGTCGAGCCGCCGGTGCAGCAGCCTCCGCAACCGACAAACAACGGTTATGACGTGGAAGCGTATCCGGCCAACGGCCAGTCGCCGGAGCAGGTCCAGCAGGACGGCTACCAGTGCTACCAATACGCGGTACAGCAAAGCGGTTTCGATCCGCGTACCGCGACCTACCAGCCCGCACCTGAAGTGGTGCAGGCCTACCGCCAGGCCCAAGGCAATTGCCTGAGCAGCCGCGGTTATCAGGTCAACTACTGA